The Fluviicola sp. genome contains a region encoding:
- a CDS encoding DUF1987 domain-containing protein — protein MENLHLEGSAKTPSIHFDAATGKLELKGRSIPENSVEFYKPLNDWIDAYGKDPIGQTSVDVKLEYFNTSSSKCILDLFKKLEAISGSKTKVVVNWFFEEDDEDMEEAGQDYQAIISLPFNIIEVEEI, from the coding sequence ATGGAAAATTTACACCTAGAAGGATCAGCAAAAACACCTTCGATCCATTTTGATGCCGCTACTGGAAAACTTGAGTTGAAAGGTCGTTCTATTCCTGAAAACTCAGTGGAATTTTACAAGCCCTTGAACGATTGGATCGACGCTTACGGAAAAGATCCGATCGGACAAACATCTGTAGATGTGAAGTTAGAATATTTTAATACCTCGTCTTCCAAATGTATTTTGGACTTGTTCAAAAAACTGGAAGCCATTTCAGGTTCCAAAACGAAAGTAGTTGTGAACTGGTTCTTTGAAGAGGATGATGAAGATATGGAAGAGGCCGGCCAGGATTACCAGGCGATTATCAGTTTGCCTTTCAATATCATTGAAGTAGAAGAAATTT